In Arthrobacter citreus, a single genomic region encodes these proteins:
- the rpoB gene encoding DNA-directed RNA polymerase subunit beta yields the protein MTGQLVQYGRHRQRRSYARISEVLELPNLIEIQTASYQWFLDEGLREMFQDISPIEDFTGNLSLEFIDYSLGEPKYVVEESKERDVNYAAPLRVKVRLLNKETGEVKEQDVFMGDFPLMTDTGTFIINGAERVIVSQLVRSPSVYYSGKIDKNGKKGFTATVIPNRGAWLEYETDAKDVVYVRIDRTRKLPVTVLLRSLGFGTDQEILDLLGENEYLRNTLEKDNTDSTEKALLEIYERLRPGEPPTVENAKNLLITRFFDPKRYDLASVGRYKINKKLHIKNRLFNQRIAETLVDPETGEIIVEKGTTLDRRTLDRIIPFLEKNIGEKIAHPAAGVLEEEITLQSIKIYAPVEGDGEQVIQVIGNANVSKSVKNISPADIIASISYFFNLLHNVGDTDDIDHLGNRRLRSVGELLQNQFRIGLSRMERVVRERMSIQDTNAVTPQALINIRPVIASIKEFFGSSQLSQFMDQTNPLAELTHKRRLSALGPGGLTRERAGFEVRDVHYSHYGRMCPIETPEGPNIGLINSLSSYAKVNQFGFIETPYRRVDPETGRLTDKIDYLTADEEDLYVVAQANARLGDDGSFLDEDVVARFRGDNTVVKRERIDYMDVSPKQVVSAATACIPFLENDDSNRALMGANMQRQAVPLLNPESPIVGTGMEYVSAKDSGAAVICKHPGIVERVEAKEVWVRRYSEVDGQKVKGDLDKYRMLKFVRSNQGTCYNQRPIVSVGDEVVRGEILADGPSMEKGELALGRNVLVAFMTWDGYNYEDAIIMSRRLVKEDVYTSVHIEEYESEARDTKLGPEEITRDIPNVGEDALKNLDERGIIRIGAEVKDGDLLVGKVTPKGVTELTAEERLLHAIFGEKAREVRDTSLRVPHGGGGIILDVKVFTRENGDELPPGVNQLVRVYIVQKRKISEGDKMAGRHGNKGVISRILPEEDMPFLPDGTPVDIMLNPLGVPSRMNIGQVLELHLGMAARYLGIHVASPVFDGAREEDVWGTIEEAGMARDAKTVLYDGRSGEPFDNRVSVGVMYMIKLAHMVDDKLHARSTGPYSLVTQQPLGGKAQFGGQRFGEMEVWALEAYGAAYTLQEILTVKSDDVVGRVKTYEAIVKGENVPEPGVPESFKVLIKELQSLGMDVKMMSATDQEIEMRDTEDDDDQASEHLAMDMEYVKE from the coding sequence TTGACAGGTCAACTAGTTCAATATGGACGACACCGCCAACGCAGAAGCTATGCTCGTATCAGTGAAGTTTTAGAGTTACCTAACTTAATTGAAATTCAAACAGCATCTTACCAATGGTTTTTAGATGAAGGTTTGAGAGAAATGTTCCAAGACATTTCACCGATTGAGGATTTCACAGGTAATCTATCATTAGAATTCATTGATTACAGTTTAGGTGAGCCGAAGTATGTTGTAGAAGAATCAAAAGAGCGTGACGTAAACTACGCTGCTCCACTTCGTGTGAAAGTTCGCCTATTAAATAAGGAAACTGGCGAAGTTAAGGAGCAAGACGTTTTCATGGGTGATTTCCCATTGATGACAGACACAGGTACATTCATTATTAATGGTGCTGAACGTGTAATCGTTTCACAATTAGTTCGTTCACCAAGTGTGTACTATAGTGGGAAGATCGACAAAAATGGTAAAAAAGGTTTTACTGCTACAGTTATTCCTAACCGTGGTGCTTGGTTAGAGTACGAAACGGACGCGAAGGATGTAGTTTATGTACGTATTGACCGTACGAGAAAATTACCTGTAACGGTACTACTACGTTCGCTTGGGTTTGGTACAGACCAAGAGATTCTAGACTTACTAGGCGAGAATGAATACCTACGTAATACGCTTGAAAAAGATAACACAGATAGCACTGAAAAGGCGCTTCTTGAAATCTATGAAAGATTACGTCCAGGTGAACCACCTACAGTAGAAAATGCTAAAAACCTATTAATTACTCGCTTCTTTGATCCGAAGCGTTATGATTTAGCTAGCGTTGGACGCTACAAAATAAATAAAAAATTACACATTAAAAATAGACTGTTTAACCAACGTATTGCAGAAACATTAGTGGATCCAGAGACTGGTGAAATTATTGTGGAAAAAGGGACAACTCTTGATCGTCGTACTTTAGACCGCATTATTCCGTTCTTAGAGAAGAATATCGGTGAAAAAATTGCTCACCCTGCTGCTGGCGTATTAGAAGAAGAGATTACTCTACAATCTATTAAAATTTACGCTCCAGTTGAAGGTGATGGCGAACAAGTTATTCAAGTAATCGGAAATGCTAATGTAAGTAAAAGTGTGAAAAATATTTCACCTGCTGACATTATCGCTTCTATTTCTTACTTCTTTAACCTGCTACATAACGTAGGTGACACTGACGATATTGACCATTTAGGAAATCGTCGTTTACGTTCAGTTGGAGAATTACTTCAAAACCAATTCCGTATCGGTTTATCTCGTATGGAGCGTGTAGTTCGTGAACGTATGTCAATTCAAGATACAAATGCAGTTACTCCACAGGCGTTAATTAATATTCGCCCTGTAATTGCTTCAATTAAAGAATTCTTTGGTAGCTCACAGTTATCACAATTCATGGACCAAACAAATCCTCTTGCAGAATTAACTCATAAACGAAGACTATCAGCTTTAGGACCAGGTGGTTTAACGCGTGAGCGTGCAGGCTTTGAAGTACGTGACGTTCATTACTCTCACTATGGTCGTATGTGTCCGATTGAAACGCCTGAGGGACCGAATATCGGGTTAATTAACTCGCTTTCTTCTTATGCAAAGGTAAATCAATTTGGATTTATTGAAACTCCATATCGTCGTGTAGACCCTGAGACAGGTCGTCTAACTGATAAAATTGATTACTTAACTGCTGATGAAGAGGATCTATACGTTGTAGCCCAAGCGAATGCTCGTTTAGGTGATGACGGAAGCTTCTTAGATGAAGATGTAGTAGCTCGTTTCCGTGGAGATAACACAGTTGTTAAACGTGAACGTATCGACTACATGGATGTATCTCCAAAACAAGTAGTATCAGCTGCGACAGCATGTATTCCTTTCTTAGAGAATGATGACTCTAACCGTGCCCTAATGGGAGCGAACATGCAACGTCAAGCAGTTCCATTGTTAAATCCTGAATCTCCAATCGTAGGTACAGGTATGGAATACGTATCAGCAAAAGACTCTGGTGCTGCAGTAATCTGTAAACATCCTGGTATTGTTGAACGTGTTGAAGCGAAAGAAGTTTGGGTACGTCGTTACTCAGAAGTAGATGGACAAAAAGTTAAAGGTGACCTTGATAAATACCGTATGTTAAAATTCGTACGTTCTAACCAAGGTACTTGTTATAACCAACGCCCAATCGTAAGTGTGGGTGATGAAGTAGTAAGAGGCGAAATTCTTGCAGATGGACCTTCAATGGAAAAAGGTGAATTAGCACTAGGACGTAACGTATTAGTAGCATTCATGACATGGGACGGTTACAACTACGAGGATGCGATCATTATGAGTCGCCGTCTTGTAAAAGAAGATGTTTACACTTCAGTTCATATTGAAGAATATGAATCGGAAGCTCGTGATACAAAATTAGGACCTGAAGAAATCACTCGTGATATTCCTAACGTTGGTGAAGATGCACTTAAAAATCTTGATGAGCGCGGAATTATCCGAATTGGTGCAGAAGTAAAAGATGGTGATTTATTAGTTGGTAAAGTAACACCTAAAGGGGTTACTGAGTTAACTGCTGAAGAACGTCTTCTACACGCAATCTTCGGTGAAAAAGCTCGTGAAGTTCGTGATACGTCTTTACGTGTTCCACACGGTGGAGGCGGAATAATTCTTGATGTGAAAGTATTCACTCGTGAAAACGGTGATGAATTACCACCAGGAGTAAACCAACTTGTTCGTGTATATATCGTTCAGAAACGTAAAATCTCTGAAGGGGATAAAATGGCTGGACGTCATGGTAATAAAGGGGTTATCTCTCGTATTTTACCAGAAGAAGATATGCCATTCTTACCTGATGGAACGCCAGTTGATATCATGTTAAACCCATTAGGGGTACCTTCTCGTATGAACATCGGTCAAGTATTAGAGCTACACTTAGGTATGGCTGCAAGATATCTTGGCATTCATGTTGCTTCTCCTGTATTTGACGGAGCGCGTGAGGAAGATGTTTGGGGAACAATTGAAGAAGCTGGTATGGCACGTGATGCAAAAACTGTACTTTATGATGGACGTAGTGGTGAGCCTTTCGATAACCGTGTTTCTGTAGGTGTCATGTATATGATTAAACTTGCGCACATGGTTGACGATAAGTTACATGCTCGTTCAACAGGACCTTACTCATTAGTAACGCAACAACCACTTGGTGGTAAAGCACAATTTGGTGGACAACGTTTTGGTGAGATGGAGGTTTGGGCGCTTGAAGCATACGGTGCTGCATACACATTACAAGAAATCTTAACAGTTAAATCTGATGACGTTGTTGGACGTGTGAAAACATACGAAGCAATCGTTAAGGGTGAAAACGTACCAGAACCTGGTGTACCTGAATCATTCAAAGTATTAATTAAAGAATTACAGTCACTTGGTATGGATGTTAAGATGATGTCTGCTACAGATCAAGAAATCGAAATGCGCGATACTGAAGATGATGATGATCAAGCTTCAGAACATTTAGCGATGGATATGGAATACGTAAAAGAATAA
- the rpoC gene encoding DNA-directed RNA polymerase subunit beta': MIDVNKFEYMKIGLASPDKIRSWSYGEIKKPETINYRTLKPEKDGLFCERIFGPTKDWECHCGKYKRVRYKGVVCDRCGVEVTRAKVRRERMGHIELAAPVSHIWYFKGIPSRMGLVLDMSPRALEEVIYFASYVVTEAGDTPLEKKQLLSEKEFRAYRERYGQTFQASMGAEAIKKLLSDINLEKDVDSLKEELKTAQGQRRTRAIKRLEVLEAFRNSGNEPSWMILDVLPVIPPELRPMVQLDGGRFATSDLNDLYRRVINRNNRLKRLLDLGAPSIIVQNEKRMLQEAVDALIDNGRRGRPVTGPGNRPLKSLSHMLKGKQGRFRQNLLGKRVDYSGRSVIVVGPNLQMYQCGLPKEMAIELFKPFVMKELVERGLAHNIKSAKRKIERLHPEIWDVLESVIREHPVLLNRAPTLHRLGIQAFEPTLVEGRAIRLHPLVCTAYNADFDGDQMAVHVPLSSEAQAEARILMLAAQNILNPKDGKPVVTPSQDMVLGNYYLTLERAGAVGEGMVFKDINEALIAYQNGYVHLHSRVAVAANSLNNETFTEEQNNSLLITTVGKLIFNEILPTSFPYINEPTQSNLEKETPQMYFVAKGANIKEIIESREEIAPFKKKILGNIIAEVFKRFKITETSKMLDRMKDLGFRHSTKAGITVGVSDIIVLPEKQLIIAEAQEKVDKVLKQFRRGLITEDERYDRVIAIWSDAKDVIQGKLMASLNKRNPIFMMSDSGARGNASNFTQLAGMRGLMANPAGRIIELPIKSSFREGLTVLEYFISTHGARKGLADTALKTADSGYLTRRLVDVAQDVIVRQDDCGTDRGLHVKAIKEGNEIIEGLYDRLVGRHLRATIRHPETGELLAQENDLITEDLAREIIDAGIEEVNIRSAFTCNTSHGVCKKCYGRNLATGAEVEVGEAVGIIAAQSIGEPGTQLTMRTFHTGGVAGDDITQGLPRIQELFEARNPKGQAVISEIDGIISISTDAKDKQEIIVQGTVESRNYPVPYGARLKVQEGEKIERGQVMTEGSIDPKELLKVKGTNAVQEYLLREVQKVYRMQGVEIGDKHVEVMVRQMLKKVRVMDAGETDLLPGTLLELHQFTEANKEALFAGKQPATARPLLLGITKASLETDSFLSAASFQETTRVLTDAAIKGKRDELLGLKENVIIGKLVPAGTGMNRYRRVDLVKDLNESVEINEEVLVEK; this comes from the coding sequence TTGATAGATGTAAATAAATTCGAGTATATGAAGATCGGACTTGCATCGCCTGACAAAATTCGCTCGTGGTCATACGGGGAAATTAAAAAACCTGAAACAATTAACTACCGTACGTTAAAACCAGAAAAAGATGGACTTTTTTGTGAACGTATTTTCGGTCCAACAAAAGACTGGGAATGTCATTGCGGTAAGTACAAACGTGTACGTTATAAAGGTGTAGTTTGTGATCGTTGTGGAGTTGAGGTTACTCGTGCAAAAGTACGTCGTGAGCGTATGGGTCACATTGAATTAGCTGCACCAGTTTCACATATTTGGTATTTCAAAGGTATTCCAAGCCGAATGGGACTTGTTTTAGACATGTCCCCTCGTGCTCTGGAAGAAGTAATCTACTTTGCTTCTTACGTAGTAACTGAAGCAGGAGATACTCCTTTAGAAAAGAAACAATTGCTTTCTGAGAAAGAATTCCGTGCTTATCGTGAGCGCTATGGTCAAACTTTCCAAGCATCTATGGGTGCAGAAGCAATTAAAAAATTATTAAGCGATATTAACCTTGAAAAAGATGTTGATTCTTTAAAAGAAGAGTTAAAAACTGCTCAAGGTCAACGTCGTACAAGAGCAATTAAACGTTTAGAAGTGTTAGAAGCATTCCGTAACTCTGGTAATGAGCCATCTTGGATGATCTTAGATGTGCTACCAGTAATTCCACCTGAATTACGACCAATGGTTCAATTAGATGGTGGTCGTTTTGCAACATCAGATCTAAACGATTTATATCGTCGAGTAATTAACCGTAACAATCGTTTAAAACGTTTATTAGACCTTGGTGCACCTAGCATCATCGTACAAAACGAAAAACGTATGCTTCAAGAAGCTGTTGATGCGTTAATTGACAATGGTCGTCGTGGCCGTCCAGTTACTGGACCAGGTAACCGTCCATTAAAATCTCTTTCTCACATGCTTAAAGGTAAGCAAGGACGTTTCCGTCAAAACTTACTTGGTAAACGTGTTGACTACTCTGGTCGTTCGGTTATCGTTGTAGGACCAAACTTACAGATGTACCAATGTGGATTACCAAAAGAAATGGCGATTGAATTATTCAAGCCATTCGTGATGAAAGAATTAGTAGAGCGAGGATTAGCACATAACATTAAGTCAGCGAAACGTAAAATTGAGCGTTTACACCCAGAAATTTGGGATGTATTAGAATCAGTTATTCGTGAGCACCCAGTGTTACTGAACCGTGCCCCTACTCTACACAGACTTGGTATCCAAGCGTTCGAACCTACATTAGTAGAAGGCCGCGCAATCCGTCTACATCCACTTGTATGTACTGCATACAACGCCGATTTCGATGGTGACCAAATGGCTGTTCACGTACCGTTATCAAGTGAAGCTCAAGCAGAGGCTCGTATTCTAATGCTTGCAGCACAAAACATCCTGAATCCGAAAGATGGTAAACCAGTAGTTACACCATCTCAAGATATGGTATTAGGTAACTATTACTTAACTCTTGAGCGTGCAGGCGCTGTCGGTGAAGGTATGGTATTTAAAGATATTAATGAAGCGTTAATTGCATACCAAAATGGTTATGTACATTTACATTCTCGAGTTGCTGTTGCGGCTAATTCTTTAAATAACGAAACATTTACAGAAGAGCAAAATAATTCATTATTAATCACAACGGTTGGTAAGCTAATCTTCAATGAAATCTTACCTACGTCGTTCCCGTATATAAATGAACCTACTCAAAGTAACCTTGAGAAGGAAACACCTCAAATGTATTTCGTTGCTAAAGGCGCGAATATTAAAGAGATTATTGAAAGTAGAGAAGAAATTGCTCCTTTCAAAAAGAAAATACTTGGAAATATCATCGCTGAAGTATTTAAACGTTTCAAAATTACTGAAACATCTAAAATGCTTGACCGCATGAAGGATCTTGGATTTAGACACTCTACAAAAGCTGGTATTACAGTTGGTGTATCCGATATCATCGTATTACCTGAGAAGCAATTAATTATTGCTGAAGCGCAAGAAAAAGTAGATAAAGTTCTAAAACAATTCCGTCGTGGTTTAATCACAGAAGATGAGCGTTACGATCGTGTAATCGCAATTTGGAGTGATGCGAAGGATGTAATTCAAGGGAAACTGATGGCTTCCCTAAATAAACGTAACCCAATCTTTATGATGAGTGACTCTGGTGCCCGTGGTAATGCATCGAACTTCACTCAGCTTGCAGGTATGCGTGGTCTGATGGCCAACCCGGCTGGACGTATTATCGAGTTACCAATCAAATCTTCATTCCGTGAAGGTCTAACGGTACTTGAATACTTCATCTCAACACATGGTGCGCGTAAAGGTCTTGCCGATACAGCACTTAAAACAGCCGATTCAGGTTACTTAACTCGTCGTCTTGTAGACGTTGCACAAGATGTAATTGTTCGTCAAGATGATTGTGGTACTGACCGCGGTTTACATGTAAAGGCGATTAAAGAAGGTAATGAAATTATTGAAGGATTGTATGATCGTCTAGTTGGTCGTCATTTACGTGCAACTATACGCCACCCAGAAACAGGTGAATTACTTGCTCAAGAAAACGATTTAATTACTGAAGACTTAGCTCGTGAAATTATCGATGCAGGTATTGAAGAAGTTAATATCCGTTCTGCATTTACATGTAATACTAGCCATGGAGTATGTAAAAAATGTTATGGTCGCAACTTAGCTACAGGTGCTGAGGTTGAAGTTGGTGAGGCAGTTGGTATTATCGCTGCACAATCAATCGGTGAGCCAGGTACACAGTTAACGATGCGTACATTCCATACTGGTGGGGTAGCAGGAGACGATATCACTCAAGGTTTACCTCGTATTCAAGAGCTATTTGAAGCGCGTAATCCTAAAGGTCAAGCAGTTATTTCTGAAATTGATGGTATTATTTCAATTTCTACTGATGCTAAAGACAAACAAGAAATTATTGTTCAAGGCACAGTAGAATCTAGAAATTACCCAGTTCCTTATGGTGCTAGACTAAAAGTTCAAGAAGGTGAAAAAATTGAGCGTGGTCAAGTAATGACTGAAGGTTCAATTGATCCGAAAGAACTTCTAAAAGTAAAAGGTACAAATGCTGTTCAAGAATACTTACTACGTGAAGTACAAAAAGTATACCGTATGCAAGGGGTAGAAATTGGAGACAAACACGTAGAGGTAATGGTACGTCAAATGCTGAAAAAAGTTCGTGTAATGGATGCGGGTGAAACTGATTTATTACCTGGTACATTATTAGAACTACATCAGTTTACTGAAGCGAATAAAGAAGCTTTATTTGCAGGTAAACAACCGGCTACTGCACGCCCATTATTACTAGGTATTACAAAAGCATCATTAGAAACAGACTCATTCCTATCTGCTGCATCATTCCAAGAAACAACGCGTGTATTAACAGACGCTGCGATTAAAGGGAAACGAGATGAGTTGCTAGGATTAAAAGAGAATGTTATTATAGGTAAGTTGGTTCCAGCTGGTACTGGTATGAACAGATACCGCAGAGTAGATCTTGTTAAAGATTTAAATGAATCAGTTGAAATAAACGAAGAAGTGTTAGTTGAAAAATAA
- the rpsL gene encoding 30S ribosomal protein S12: MPTINQLVRNGRTSKVWKSKSPALNKGFNSLKKKSTDLSAPQKRGVCTRVGTMTPKKPNSALRKYARVRLTNQIEVTAYIPGIGHNLQEHSVVLIRGGRVKDLPGVRYHIVRGALDTAGVDKRMQGRSKYGTKRPKAAKK, translated from the coding sequence ATGCCTACTATTAACCAGTTAGTGCGTAATGGACGTACTTCTAAAGTATGGAAATCAAAATCACCAGCATTAAATAAAGGTTTCAACTCATTAAAGAAAAAATCAACTGATTTATCAGCTCCACAAAAACGTGGTGTTTGTACTCGTGTTGGTACTATGACTCCAAAGAAACCGAACTCAGCATTACGTAAATATGCTCGTGTACGTTTAACAAACCAAATCGAGGTAACTGCTTATATCCCAGGTATCGGACACAACTTACAAGAGCACAGTGTTGTTCTTATCCGTGGTGGACGAGTAAAAGATTTACCGGGGGTACGTTACCATATCGTTCGTGGTGCATTAGATACTGCAGGTGTTGACAAGCGTATGCAAGGTCGTTCTAAATACGGAACTAAGAGACCAAAAGCAGCTAAGAAGTAA
- the rpsG gene encoding 30S ribosomal protein S7, producing MPRKGPVAKRDVLPDPLYNSKLVSRLINKMMIDGKRGKSQAILYGAFELIQERSGKEPMEVFEAALKNIMPVLEVRARRVGGSNYQVPVEVRPERRTTLGLRWLVNYARLRGEKTMEERLANEILDAANNSGSAVKKREDTHKMAEANKAFAHYRW from the coding sequence ATGCCACGTAAAGGTCCTGTTGCAAAAAGAGATGTATTACCAGATCCACTTTATAATTCAAAGTTAGTTTCTCGTTTAATCAACAAAATGATGATTGACGGAAAAAGAGGAAAATCTCAAGCTATCTTATACGGAGCATTTGAATTAATCCAAGAACGTTCTGGTAAAGAACCAATGGAAGTATTCGAAGCAGCTCTTAAAAATATCATGCCAGTTCTAGAAGTAAGAGCTCGTCGTGTTGGTGGTTCAAACTACCAAGTACCAGTTGAGGTACGTCCAGAGCGTCGTACTACTCTAGGTCTACGTTGGTTAGTAAACTATGCTCGTCTTCGTGGAGAAAAAACGATGGAAGAGCGTTTAGCTAACGAAATTCTTGACGCAGCTAACAACTCAGGTTCTGCAGTTAAGAAACGTGAAGATACACACAAAATGGCAGAAGCGAACAAAGCGTTTGCTCACTACCGTTGGTAA
- the fusA gene encoding elongation factor G has translation MTREFSLNNTRNIGIMAHIDAGKTTTTERILYYTGRIHKIGETHEGASQMDWMEQEQERGITITSAATTAQWDNHRVNIIDTPGHVDFTVEVERSLRVLDGAVAVLDAQSGVEPQTETVWRQATTYGVPRVVFVNKMDKIGADFLYSVGTLHDRLQANAHPIQLAMGAEDNFWGIVDLVEMKAIKYNNDLGTDIETIEIPEEYQELADEYRGRLIEAVAELDEELMMKYLEGEEITLAELKAAIRTATCSVQFYPVVCGSAFKNKGVQLMLDAVIDYLPSPLDVPAIKGTLPDTEEEKVVPSSDEEPFAALAFKIMTDPYVGKLTFFRVYSGTLESGSYVQNSTKGKRERVGRILQMHANSRQEISKVYAGDIAAAVGLKDTTTGDTLCDEKNLVILESMEFPEPVISIAIEPKSKADQDKMGQALVKLTEEDPTFRAHTDQETGQVIIAGMGELHLDIIVDRMRREFKVEANVGAPQVAYRETFRSSAQVEGKFVRQSGGRGQFGHVWIEFSPNEEGKGFEFENGIVGGVVPREYIPAVAAGLEDSLKNGVLAGFPLIDIKARLFDGSYHDVDSNEMAFKVAASLALKNAVKKCNPVLLEPLMKVEVVIPEEYLGDIMGDITSRRGRVEGMEARGNAQVVRAMVPLSEMFGYATSLRSNTQGRGTFSMVFDHYEDVPKSISEEIIKKYKGE, from the coding sequence ATGACAAGAGAGTTCTCCTTAAATAACACTCGTAATATTGGGATCATGGCTCACATTGATGCTGGTAAAACAACAACAACTGAGCGTATCCTTTATTACACAGGTCGTATTCACAAAATTGGTGAAACTCATGAAGGAGCTTCACAAATGGACTGGATGGAGCAAGAGCAAGAGCGTGGTATCACTATCACATCTGCTGCTACAACAGCTCAATGGGATAACCACCGTGTAAATATCATTGATACTCCAGGTCACGTAGACTTCACTGTAGAAGTTGAACGTTCATTACGTGTACTTGATGGCGCAGTAGCAGTACTTGATGCACAATCAGGTGTTGAGCCTCAAACTGAAACAGTTTGGCGTCAAGCAACTACTTACGGAGTTCCACGTGTAGTATTCGTTAATAAAATGGATAAAATCGGCGCGGATTTCTTATACTCTGTAGGTACATTACATGACCGTTTACAAGCTAACGCACACCCAATCCAATTAGCGATGGGTGCTGAAGATAACTTCTGGGGTATTGTTGACCTAGTTGAAATGAAAGCTATTAAGTACAATAATGACTTAGGAACTGACATTGAAACTATCGAAATTCCTGAAGAATATCAAGAATTAGCTGATGAGTACCGTGGTCGTTTAATCGAAGCGGTAGCTGAGCTAGACGAAGAATTAATGATGAAATATCTTGAAGGTGAAGAAATCACACTTGCTGAATTAAAAGCTGCTATTCGTACAGCTACATGTTCAGTACAATTCTACCCAGTAGTTTGTGGTTCTGCTTTCAAAAACAAAGGTGTTCAATTAATGCTTGATGCAGTTATTGATTACCTACCATCTCCATTAGATGTACCAGCTATCAAAGGAACATTACCTGATACTGAAGAAGAGAAAGTAGTTCCATCAAGTGATGAAGAGCCTTTCGCAGCTTTAGCATTCAAAATCATGACTGATCCTTATGTTGGTAAATTAACGTTCTTCCGAGTTTACTCAGGTACGTTAGAATCTGGTTCATACGTTCAAAACTCTACGAAAGGTAAGCGTGAGCGTGTAGGTCGTATCCTACAAATGCATGCTAACTCTCGTCAAGAGATTTCGAAAGTATATGCTGGAGATATCGCTGCGGCTGTAGGTCTTAAAGATACTACAACTGGAGATACTTTATGTGATGAAAAGAATCTAGTAATTCTTGAGTCTATGGAGTTCCCAGAACCAGTTATCTCAATCGCAATCGAGCCAAAATCTAAGGCTGACCAAGATAAAATGGGTCAAGCATTAGTTAAATTAACTGAAGAAGATCCAACATTCCGTGCACATACTGACCAAGAAACTGGTCAAGTAATCATCGCTGGTATGGGTGAACTTCACCTTGATATCATCGTTGACCGTATGCGTCGTGAATTTAAAGTAGAAGCTAACGTTGGTGCTCCTCAAGTAGCATACCGTGAAACTTTCCGTTCTTCTGCACAAGTAGAAGGGAAATTCGTTCGTCAGTCAGGTGGACGTGGACAATTCGGACATGTTTGGATTGAATTCTCACCTAACGAAGAAGGAAAAGGCTTTGAATTTGAAAATGGTATCGTTGGTGGTGTTGTTCCTCGTGAATACATCCCAGCAGTAGCTGCAGGTCTTGAAGACTCTCTTAAAAATGGTGTATTAGCTGGATTCCCACTAATCGACATTAAAGCTCGTCTTTTTGACGGTTCATACCATGATGTTGACTCAAACGAGATGGCGTTTAAAGTAGCTGCTTCTTTAGCTCTTAAAAACGCTGTTAAGAAATGTAACCCAGTTCTACTTGAACCATTAATGAAAGTAGAAGTTGTTATCCCTGAGGAATACTTAGGAGATATCATGGGTGATATTACTTCTCGTCGTGGACGCGTTGAAGGTATGGAAGCACGTGGTAACGCTCAAGTAGTACGTGCAATGGTACCTCTTTCTGAAATGTTTGGTTATGCAACTTCATTACGTTCTAACACACAAGGTCGTGGAACGTTCTCAATGGTATTTGACCACTATGAAGATGTACCAAAATCAATCTCAGAAGAAATTATCAAAAAATATAAAGGTGAGTAA